A window of Sphingobacterium kitahiroshimense genomic DNA:
GTTTTAGCCATTTACCCCGAATTATCCTGCTCCGGTAAACCGTATACACAATCTGAATTCTGTGTCGGTAATGAGAAAACTTATGAGTTTTTAAAAAATGTACTGGATGAAGTTATTGCCATATTTCCTTCACCTTACATTCATATTGGAGGAGATGAGGCCGATAAGAAACATTGGAAAACCTGTCCTAAATGTCAAGCTTTAAAAGCAAAAGAAGGTTTAAAATCTGAAGAAGAACTTCAAAGTTACTTGATTAAACAGATGGATGAATATGTCCAATCTAAAGGTCGTAAAATTATCGGCTGGGACGAAATCTTAGAAGGAGGATTGACAAAAGGTGCTACTGTGATGAGCTGGAGAGGCGAATCAGGAGGTATCAATTCGGCTAATGCAGGACACGATGTCATCATGACCCCAGGATCCCACCTTTATTTTGATTCATACCAAACGGACCCTAGAACGCAACCTGAAACAATTGGCGGATACCTTCCTATCAATAAAGTCTATGAATACAACCCTATTCCAGCTGCTATTCAGCAAGATAAAATTAAGCATGTTTTAGGTGCTCAGGCAAATTTATGGGCAGAATACATGCCTAATTATCAACAATTAGAATACATGGCTTTTCCAAGAACATTAGCTTTAGCTGAAGTTGTCTGGACAAAAGCTGATCTAAAAAATTGGCCGAACTTCCATAAAAGACTGCAATCACACTATAAAATTTTACAGCACTTCGATATCAATTATTATCGACCATCGTACAATGTAAAAGCTTCCGTAGATTTTGATGCAAAGAAGGCCTCAAATACGGTAACATTAACGACCGAACAATTACATGCAGATAATATCCGATTTACGATAGATGGATCAAAACCCACTTATCAAGCAACCCCTTATAACAATTCATTTGATCTCTCTGTTCCTACGATTGTTAAAGCAGCTTACTTTTTAGATTCAACTCAGGTCGGACCCATCGAAACGATCCAACTGGATGTTCATAAAGCAATAGGAAAAGCTGTTTCTTATACAAATAAATGGGACGATGGATATCCTGCACAGAAAGAACTGACATTAACAAACGGTGTTAAAGGCGGGTTAACATACCAAGATGGGCAATGGCAAGGATTTTTAAAAGATCTTGATGTTGTTGTTGATTTCGAGCGACGTGAAGAGATCAATAGTGTTGCCATGAATTTCATGCAGATTACAGGTCCTGGCGTATATATGCCTGGAGAATTTAAAGTTTTATTATCCGAAAATGGTCGAACTTTCAGAGAGGTCGGTATCGTACAGAACGACGTTTCTGATCAAGACCCAACCTTAACTTTCAAACGGTTTGAATTGAAATTAGCGAAGCCTCAACAAGCACGTTTTGTACGTGTCGTAGCAACAAATCCGAAAAAAGGATTTCTATTTGCGGATGAGCTGATTGTCTATTAAATAATGCATTCTTTACAGAGAGCAGCGGTATTACAAAAATGTGCTGTTGCTCTCTTTTTGACTATCTTCCCGTACATAAATGATTTATCTGAAAATAAATATCGGAAAATCAAATAAAATAATGTAATTTTGCACTCCGACAAAGCGGTCGGAATATACCCTTCTCGAAGCGCATTTTTGATTGTCTTTGTTCATACTTTGAAATTTTATTTTTTGAACTAGATATAATGCCAAGAAACACCTCCATTAAATCGGTTTTAATCATTGGATCAGGTCCAATTGTAATTGGTCAAGCCTGTGAATTTGATTATTCGGGATCTCAAGCAGCCCTTTCTCTAAAAGAAGAAGGCATTGAAGTTTCCATCATCAACTCGAACCCTGCAACGATTATGACTGATAAAGTCATTGCAGACCACGTTTATTTACTTCCTTTAACTGTAGAAAGTATTGAAGAAATTCTTAAAGAACAAAAGATTGACGCCGTTCTACCTACTATGGGTGGCCAAACAGCGTTAAACTTATGTATCGAAGCTTCAAACATCGGACTATGGGAAAAATACGACGTTAAAGTTATCGGTGTTGATGTTGCTGCAATTGAAAAAACAGAAAACCGTGAAGAGTTCCGTCAATTAATGATTGATATCGGTGTAGGTGTAGCACCTTCGAAAATCGCTAACTCTTTCTTAGAAGGTAAAGAAGCAGCGCAAGAAATTGGTTATCCATTAGTGATTCGTCCTTCTTATACCTTAGCTGGTACTGGTGGCGGATTTGTACACTCGAAAGATGAATTCGACGCAGCTCTTAGTAGAGGTTTAAGTGCTTCTCCTACTCACGAAGTATTAGTTGAAAAAGCAGTATTAGGCTGGAAAGAATTCGAATTAGAGTTATTACGTGATACCAATGATAACGTAATTATCATCTGTACTATTGAGAACTTTGATCCGATGGGAATCCATACAGGTGACTCAATCACGGTTGCTCCAGGGATGACTTTATCCGACAAATGCTACCAAGACATGCGTAATCAAGCAATCCTGATGATGCGTTCTATTGGTAACTTTGCAGGAGGTTGTAACGTACAGTTCTCTGTTAATCCGGAGGATGAAGACATCATCGCAATCGAAATCAACCCTCGTGTATCTCGCTCTTCAGCATTAGCATCTAAAGCAACGGGTTACCCCATTGCAAAAATTGCTGCTAAATTAGCGATTGGTTACAATTTGGATGAATTACAAAACCAAATCACAAAAACAACGTCAGCTTACTTCGAGCCAACTTTAGATTATGTAATCGTAAAAGTACCTCGTTTCAACTTTGATAAATTCAAAGGAGCAAATACGGAATTAGGTTTGCAGATGAAAGCGGTAGGTGAAGTAATGGCAATCGGCCGTACTTTTATCGAAGCACTTCAAAAAGCATGTCAATCATTAGAAACAAACCGCGCAGGTTTAGGAGCTGATGGTCGTCAATTACGCAATTTAGAAGAGATCATGCATAGCCTTGAGCATCCAAGTGGTGATCGTCTGTTTCATATCAAAGATGCGTTTGAATTGGGTGTTCCATTGGAATCTATCCGCAAAGCAACCCGTATCGATAAATGGTACTTAGTACAAATTCAAGAATTAGTAGCCTTAGAAACAGAACTTCGCCGCTACCAATTGAACAATATTCCAAAAGACTTCTTCATGACCTTGAAACAAAAAGGTTATTCAGATATCCAAATCTCTTGGTTATTAGGAAATGTAACGGAAGATGAAGTATATGACCGTCGTAAGGCATTAGGCATTAGCCGTGTTTATAAAATGGTTGATACTTGTGCTGCGGAATTCCCTGCGCAAACACCATACTACTACTCTACTTTTGAAGAAGAAAACGAATCAGTAGCTTCTGATAAGAAAAAAATTGTTGTATTAGGTTCAGGTCCTAACCGTATCGGTCAAGGTATCGAATTTGATTACTCTTGTGTACACGGTTTATTAGCTGCTAAAGAAGCAGGATTCGAAGCAATCATGGTTAACTGTAACCCAGAGACGGTTTCAACGGACTTCAACATGGCTGATAAATTATACTTTGAGCCAGTATTCTGGGAACATGTTCGCGAAATTATTGAATTAGAGAAACCAGTAGGTGTTATCGTTCAATTAGGTGGTCAGACAGCTCTTAAAATGGCTGATCAATTAGAAGCACTTGGTGTTAAGATCATCGGAACAGATTTCCAAAATATGGATTTAGCTGAAGATCGCGGTCGTTTCTCAGATCTATTGAAATCTTTGGATATTCCTTATCCTAAGTATGGTGTAGCTGAGTCGGCAGAAGAAGCAATCAAAGTTGCGAACGAAGTTGGATATCCAGTTCTTGTTCGTCCATCATATGTACTAGGTGGTCAAGGAATGAGCATCGTGATCAACGATGATGACTTAGAGAAAGCAGTTGTTAACTTATTGAAAAACCTTCCTGGAAACCGTGTCCTAATTGACCACTTCTTGGATCGTGCTGAAGAAGCAGAATCTGATTCCATCTGTGATGGTGAAGATGTACACATCATTGGTATGATGGAACACATCGAACCTGCAGGTATCCACTCTGGTGACTCTTACGCAGTACTACCTCCATTTAGCTTATCACAAGCTGTACAAGATAAAATGGCAGAGTATTCGATCAAATTAGCGAAAGCATTAGATGTAAGAGGGCTATTAAATATTCAATTCGCCGTGAAAGGTGAAAATGTATATGTAATCGAAGCAAACCCACGTGCATCTCGTACAGTTCCTTTTATCGCTAAAGCATACGATGTACCTTACATCAACATCGCAACAAAAATCATGTTAGGCGTAAACAAATTGAAAGATTTCAAAATCGAGCGCAAATTACAAGGTTGGGCAATCAAAGAACCTGTATTCTCGTTCTCTAAATTCCCTGAAGTTGATAAACAGTTAGGTCCAGAAATGAAGTCTACAGGTGAAGCTATCCGTTTCATCAAAGATTTAAATGACCCTTACTTTAGAGATTTAGTTGCTAAAAAATCGATGTTCTTATCGAAATAAGCTTAAACTCTTATTGCATAAAAAAGCCTTCTTATTTATTTAAGAAGGCTTTTTTTATAGGATCATATTTGTTCACGAGTTAAATGTCTTTAACGCATCTAAATCCTACATTGTTTGTCGGACTATTAATCTCACCCTTTCCCCGGCTACCTGCTTTATAACGCTCACAATATTGATCATTGCAGAGAAACGATCCACCCCGTTGTACTCGTTTTACAGCCCCCGGTTCATCGGGATCATATGCATCAGTTGGACCTTTAGGATTATCGGCAGTACTTTTTGCATAATAATCAGGACGATAAAAGTCAGCGCACCATTCCCAAACATTCCCTTCCATATCATACAGACCGATTGAATTTGCAGGAAAAGCTTTAACTGGCGACGTACCGATGTAACCATCTAACTTCGTATTGAGAACAGGAAACTGTCCTTGAAAAATATTAGCCAAATAACGATCATTATCCAACAATTCATTTCCCCAATAATAGGTCATCGGATTTGATGTACGAGCACGTGCTGCGTATTCCCATTCGGCTTCTGTTGGTAAACGTTTTCCTGCCCACTTTGCATAGGCTTCAGCATCTTGATAAGCAATGTGTACAACAGGAAAGTCCTCTTTACCCTCAATACTGGTATTTGGACCTTCAGGATGCTTCCAATTAGCCCCTACGACATAAGACCACCACTGCAGATGATTGGTTAAACCTTGAACCTCTTTTGGTGGTGAAAAAATAGCAGAACCTGGCTTTAACATCGCCGGATCTACACCTGGAAATTCCTTTGGATCTAACGGTCTTTCAGCCACAGTTACATAACCGGTCGCTTTTACAAATGCTTCAAATTGACCATTTGTTACTTCATGTTCATCAATTAAAAAATCATTGATTTTAACTTCATGAACTGGTTTAGCATCAACAAACTGATCCGAACCCATCATAAAATATCCACCTGTAACCTTGACCATTTTAACTTGATCAATACCAGCCCCTTCAACGATATGATGCGCAGTATCTAAATTCGAAAATCGAGAGGGAATATTTGTTGCCATATAACAGCGGGAAGAATCCTGCGAAACAAAGAGATCGGCAGTATTACCTTTCGGCTTACTGTTACTGAAGCATGAAGTCAATAAGACAAAACATGGGACACAAAAGAATATATTCCTGTACATAGGTCGGTCGATAACAAATAAAGTTACAATTTAGATATTTTTAAACAAGAAGTGAAACGATCGTCAATAAAAAAGGGAGAACAATAACCGCTCTCCCTTTCTAATAGTTAACAAAAAGATTATACGTCTAATTGAACACCGCTTACTTTACCTTCTTTTGAACGTATTTTCGTTGTACCACCACCATTTAAAGTGATATCTACAGGCTTATTCGTTTTCCATGCACCTTTAGTAAAATCAGGAATATTGACCGTTCTAGAGTTGTTTTTTACAGAATCAAAACTTAAAGGAACGATACAACTCCAAGAAGCTGCATCATAAACATCTTGATCCAATGGTAAACCATTGCGCAAACAATCTATTAATCTCCAGTCCATCATGAAATCCATTCCACCATGACCACCTACCTGTTTTGCCTGCTCACCAATAAATTTCACTAGTTCAGGTGTATATTTAGCATACAGTTCTTTCATTTTATCTTTAGAGATAAATTCATGTCCAAACGCAATATTTTCATCAGGATATTTCTGCGCATAACCTTTTGTACCGCTTAATGTATGTAATCTAGAATATGGTCTTGGCGAAGTCACATCATGTTGCAACATAATTGTCTTACCCAATTCTGTACGGATTAAAGTTGTATTCATATTACCACGGAAGTTCTTACCAACAAATTCTTGATAAAAAGAATCTTTTGCTGCCAATTCTTTCGCTTTAGCGCCCATTTGGAAATCATTTGTAGACATAGCAACTAAATGATTCATTTTATCACCACGGTTTATATTCATACATTGCGCAACCGGACCTAAACCATGTGTTGGATATAAGTTACCATTTAACTTAATATTTTCACGCAATCTCCACATATTATCGTAACCATTTTTCGCAAAATTTAAGTCCAATAAATCGTGAATATATGCTCCTTCGCCATGTAACAGCTCACCAAATAGACCTTGACGCGTCATGTTTAATGTTAGCATTTCAAAGAAATCATAGCAACAGTTCTCCAACATCATACAATGTTTTTTCGTTTCTTCTGATACGCGAACCACTTCCCAACAGTCTTTAAGAGTTAAGGCAATCGGCACTTCACACGCAACATGCGCACCAGCTTTCATTGCGCCGATACTCATGGGAGTATGATAGTCCCATGGAGAACAGATATAAACTAAATCCAATTTCTCATTTTTCAGCATGTCTTTCCATCCCTCTTCACCAGAATAAGATTTTGCATCTTTCAGCGATTTCTTACGCAGGATACCTTGAGCCCGTTCTACACGATCTGCATGTTTATCACATAACGCAACGATCTCAACACCATCAATGTAAGACAAACGATCCACAGCACCAGGACCACGCATTCCTAAACCAATAACTGCTGCACGCACTTTATCAATCTTAGGGGCCGCATGACCGGACATGTTGAATTTTGTTGCGGCCAATACATTGGAATTTAAAGTTGGTAATGTCACCGCTACAGATGATAAGATACCCGCTTTCTTTAAGAAATCTCTTCTATTAGAATTCATATTTTGATAGATTAATTTACATACAAAATTAAAGGGGCCATAGAAAGCCCCTCTAAAATCACCTATTTTAAAACAAACTAAACAGTCTTTGAAATGATTATCAAACTTAATGATAACAGTCGTTCAATAATTAGTTATAGAATCAGCCGTAGACCTTTTCTATAACAAGAATACACTAGAAAATCGGTAATTAAAAATAAAAAAACAAAGCAATCGTTTGCTTAAAATAAACAACCGTTTGCAAAGTGACATCCAGCATTCAGATATTTCTCAAATTCTAGTAACCAATTAGTTACATCTAATAATCTTGTTCATAATTAAATGAAGAAACTTCTGAATTATAATTTATAGCATCCTGAATTCTCTTATCATGAAACGCAGAGACGTGTATCTGTTATTAAAATAAAAATCATTTCTGAAGTCCTTCTTTTGGATTAATAAACCTCAATCTGAAGAGCTCGTTGGCATATCTTATGAATTATTAAAATATACTATGAAATAATAATGTGTTATCAAACTGAACACAATCCTAGTAATATGTTGAAGAATCAATCAACATATTAAAAGAATCTAATGCCACTATGAGGAGCAATCAATAAGTAATAATTATGGATTCTGAAACTAATGGGGTTATAAGCATGGGTATGTATATCATAAAAGCAGAAGCTGCCATTATGTTTGTCCGATAGGAAGAAGATGTAGAAGCTGAATAGGTTAAATGATGAGCATGACGGGTCTGCAGAAGTTACCGAAAGAACAGGAATAGCTATGCTCTCAGCATAAAAAAGGTATAAACACAAAAAAGCCTCTGCTGTATAGCAAAGGCTTCTGTATAAAAAAAGGCACCGACCTACTCTCCCACCTGTTACGGCAATACCATCGGCTCTGGCGGGCTTGACTTCTCTGTTCGGAATGGGAAGAGGTAGACACCGCCGATATAGGCACCTAAAATGTTTTTATGTGATATATGCTCTTTAAAAAGCATTATCTATAGACAATTGAAAGAAAAACTAAAAGAGGAAGACAACAGTGTTTGCGTTGCTTGAGAAAGCTTCGGGTGATTAGTATTGCTCAGCTATGGTATTTCTACCTTTACACCTGCAACCTATCAACGTAGTAGTCTACTACGGCCCTATAAGGAAGTCTCATCTCGTGGCTAGTTTCGCACTTAGATGCTTTCAGCGCTTATCTATTCCCGACGTAGCTACCCAGCCGTACACCTGGCGGCATAACTGGTTTACCAGCGGTCAGTCCATCCCGGTCCTCTCGTACTAAGGACAGATCCACTCAAACTTCCAACGCCCACAACAGATAGGGACCGAACTGTCTCGCGACGTTCTGAACCCAGCTCGCGTGCCACTTTAATGGGCGAACAGCCCAACCCTTGGGACCTTCTCCAGCCCCAGGATGTGACGAGCCGACATCGAGGTGCCAAACCTCCCCGTCGATATGAGCTCTTGGGGGAGATCAGCCTGTTATCCCCAGCGTACCTTTTATCCTTTGAGCGATGGCCCTTCCATACAGAACCACCGGATCACTATGTCCGTCTTTCGACCCTGTTCGACTTGTTGGTCTCACAGTCAAGCAAGCTTATGCCATTGCACTCCTCGTACGGTTACCAAGCGTACTGAGCTTACCTTTGAAAGCCTCCGTTACCTTTTTGGAGGCGACCACCCCAGTCAAACTACCCACCAAACAATGTCCTCGGCATAACCGAGTTAGAAACCGAATACAGAAAGGGCGGTATTTCAAGGTTGATTCCATGACTCCTGGCGAAGCCACTTCAACATCTCCCGCCTATCCTACACATCCTGTACCCAATTTCAATGTTAAGCTATAGTGAAGGTGCATGGGGTCTTTCCGTCCCGTTGCGGGTAATCGGCGTCTTCACCGATACCACAATTTCACCGAGCTCATGGCTGAGACAGCGCCCAGATCGTTACACCATTCGTGCAGGTCGGAACTTACCCGACAAGGAATTTCGCTACCTTAGGACCGTTATAGTTACGGCCGCCGTTTACTGGGGCTTCGATTCAATGCTTCTCTTGCGATGACATCCCCTCTTAACCTTCCAGCACCGGGCAGGTGTCAGGCCTTATACTTCATCTTTCGATTTTGCAAAGCCATATGTTTTTGTTAAACAGTCGCCTGGGCCTTTTCACTGCGGCTTCTCCATCGCTGGAGGAAGCGCCCCTTCTCCCGAAGTTACAGGGCCATTTTGCCGAGTTCCTTAGCCATGATTCACTCGAGCACCTTAGGATTCTCTCCTCGACTACCTGTGTCGGTTTACGGTACGGGTTTTTATAACCTGAAGCTTAGC
This region includes:
- a CDS encoding family 20 glycosylhydrolase, encoding MRFSHSVTLVLLAGLLPLKIFAQQNFDLIPKPSSLTLAVGSYQIPAFPKVYVSEEFINASQLLTEHPAITSITTEIVKKIKKAPKEGIRILKAEETDKLDKAAYRIGITDKGIVILAHEVAPVINAIYTLVQLGYLQDDPAQINAVDIEDQPSFSYRGLHLDPSRHFIPFPIMKKFVDVMALYKLNNLHWHLTDGAGWRLEIKKYPELTNKAAWRTHVKWKDWWNNGRQYVDAGTPNASGGFYTQDQARELVAYAAQRGINVIPEVEMPGHSEEVLAIYPELSCSGKPYTQSEFCVGNEKTYEFLKNVLDEVIAIFPSPYIHIGGDEADKKHWKTCPKCQALKAKEGLKSEEELQSYLIKQMDEYVQSKGRKIIGWDEILEGGLTKGATVMSWRGESGGINSANAGHDVIMTPGSHLYFDSYQTDPRTQPETIGGYLPINKVYEYNPIPAAIQQDKIKHVLGAQANLWAEYMPNYQQLEYMAFPRTLALAEVVWTKADLKNWPNFHKRLQSHYKILQHFDINYYRPSYNVKASVDFDAKKASNTVTLTTEQLHADNIRFTIDGSKPTYQATPYNNSFDLSVPTIVKAAYFLDSTQVGPIETIQLDVHKAIGKAVSYTNKWDDGYPAQKELTLTNGVKGGLTYQDGQWQGFLKDLDVVVDFERREEINSVAMNFMQITGPGVYMPGEFKVLLSENGRTFREVGIVQNDVSDQDPTLTFKRFELKLAKPQQARFVRVVATNPKKGFLFADELIVY
- the carB gene encoding carbamoyl-phosphate synthase large subunit, giving the protein MPRNTSIKSVLIIGSGPIVIGQACEFDYSGSQAALSLKEEGIEVSIINSNPATIMTDKVIADHVYLLPLTVESIEEILKEQKIDAVLPTMGGQTALNLCIEASNIGLWEKYDVKVIGVDVAAIEKTENREEFRQLMIDIGVGVAPSKIANSFLEGKEAAQEIGYPLVIRPSYTLAGTGGGFVHSKDEFDAALSRGLSASPTHEVLVEKAVLGWKEFELELLRDTNDNVIIICTIENFDPMGIHTGDSITVAPGMTLSDKCYQDMRNQAILMMRSIGNFAGGCNVQFSVNPEDEDIIAIEINPRVSRSSALASKATGYPIAKIAAKLAIGYNLDELQNQITKTTSAYFEPTLDYVIVKVPRFNFDKFKGANTELGLQMKAVGEVMAIGRTFIEALQKACQSLETNRAGLGADGRQLRNLEEIMHSLEHPSGDRLFHIKDAFELGVPLESIRKATRIDKWYLVQIQELVALETELRRYQLNNIPKDFFMTLKQKGYSDIQISWLLGNVTEDEVYDRRKALGISRVYKMVDTCAAEFPAQTPYYYSTFEEENESVASDKKKIVVLGSGPNRIGQGIEFDYSCVHGLLAAKEAGFEAIMVNCNPETVSTDFNMADKLYFEPVFWEHVREIIELEKPVGVIVQLGGQTALKMADQLEALGVKIIGTDFQNMDLAEDRGRFSDLLKSLDIPYPKYGVAESAEEAIKVANEVGYPVLVRPSYVLGGQGMSIVINDDDLEKAVVNLLKNLPGNRVLIDHFLDRAEEAESDSICDGEDVHIIGMMEHIEPAGIHSGDSYAVLPPFSLSQAVQDKMAEYSIKLAKALDVRGLLNIQFAVKGENVYVIEANPRASRTVPFIAKAYDVPYINIATKIMLGVNKLKDFKIERKLQGWAIKEPVFSFSKFPEVDKQLGPEMKSTGEAIRFIKDLNDPYFRDLVAKKSMFLSK
- a CDS encoding formylglycine-generating enzyme family protein, which gives rise to MATNIPSRFSNLDTAHHIVEGAGIDQVKMVKVTGGYFMMGSDQFVDAKPVHEVKINDFLIDEHEVTNGQFEAFVKATGYVTVAERPLDPKEFPGVDPAMLKPGSAIFSPPKEVQGLTNHLQWWSYVVGANWKHPEGPNTSIEGKEDFPVVHIAYQDAEAYAKWAGKRLPTEAEWEYAARARTSNPMTYYWGNELLDNDRYLANIFQGQFPVLNTKLDGYIGTSPVKAFPANSIGLYDMEGNVWEWCADFYRPDYYAKSTADNPKGPTDAYDPDEPGAVKRVQRGGSFLCNDQYCERYKAGSRGKGEINSPTNNVGFRCVKDI
- a CDS encoding Gfo/Idh/MocA family protein, which produces MNSNRRDFLKKAGILSSVAVTLPTLNSNVLAATKFNMSGHAAPKIDKVRAAVIGLGMRGPGAVDRLSYIDGVEIVALCDKHADRVERAQGILRKKSLKDAKSYSGEEGWKDMLKNEKLDLVYICSPWDYHTPMSIGAMKAGAHVACEVPIALTLKDCWEVVRVSEETKKHCMMLENCCYDFFEMLTLNMTRQGLFGELLHGEGAYIHDLLDLNFAKNGYDNMWRLRENIKLNGNLYPTHGLGPVAQCMNINRGDKMNHLVAMSTNDFQMGAKAKELAAKDSFYQEFVGKNFRGNMNTTLIRTELGKTIMLQHDVTSPRPYSRLHTLSGTKGYAQKYPDENIAFGHEFISKDKMKELYAKYTPELVKFIGEQAKQVGGHGGMDFMMDWRLIDCLRNGLPLDQDVYDAASWSCIVPLSFDSVKNNSRTVNIPDFTKGAWKTNKPVDITLNGGGTTKIRSKEGKVSGVQLDV